A DNA window from Streptomyces sp. B21-083 contains the following coding sequences:
- a CDS encoding Pls/PosA family non-ribosomal peptide synthetase has translation MAALHESSALGLLEDEIRERFGDTARFSAGPAASPRTLVDVFDATVRSYPNEPALDDGTTALTYRALAVEVEGVRRRLSAAGVGLGDRVGVRVPSGTNELYVAILAVLAAGAAYVPVDAEDPDERAELVFGEAGVRAVVGAGYEITVPGARSELPARRPGVEDDAWIIFTSGSTGKPKGVAVSHRSAAAFVDAEAALFLTDDPVGPGDRVMAGLSVAFDASCEEMWLAWRYGACLVPVPRSQVRSGADLGPWLVEQEISVVSTVPTLAALWEPETLNDVRLLIFGGEACPPELVQRLVTEGREVWNTYGPTEATVVACASLMTGEEPIRIGLPLNGWELAVVDEAGEPVAMGGSGQLVIGGVGLARYLDADKDAEKYAPLESLGWERAYRSGDLVKAEPEGLIFLGRADEQIKLGGRRIELGEVDSALQALPGVAGAAAAVRTARSGNQLLVGYVVTQDGWDQAAAVERLRAELPAALVPLLAPVAELPTRTSGKVDRNALPWPLEGMETGRAAQLYGTEAWVAEQWSEVLGIPVGSAEDDFFAIGGSSLGAAQLTTRLRTRYPSAAVLDIYQQPVLRKLARHLEESAQDDTSGRVIAPVPLRAKAVQLLLLVPLFTLMGLRWAVALAAAANALHWFGAYPWAPATSWWAVAAGAAVLFSPPGRLALAAGGARLLLRGVKPGRYPRGGSVHLRLWTAERLAEFSGATSLTGAWLERYARALGGKVGADVDLHSLPPVTGMLKLGRGSAVESEVDLSGHWLDGDRLEIGQVKVGAGAVVGTRSLLFPGARVGKRAEVAPGSAVVGTVPTGQRWAGAPAVKLGKAKRNWPKERPQRGRAWRAMYGITGFALTALPVLAGAVALLVAGLFVDPDAGLGTALRGIALALVPATLAFGLAYALMLLIAVRLLSLGLREGTHPTHSRIGWQAWTVTQLMDRSRETLFPLYAGLITPVWLRLLGMRIGRGAEVSTVLALPSLTTVGEGAFLADDTLTAPYELGGGWLRIGRAEIGRRAFLGNSGMTAPGRSVPDGGLVGVLSATPKKAKKGSSYLGLPPMKLPRSASGGDQSRTYDPPARLLWARALVELFRIVPVFCSAGLAVLTVAAFSVLGGWFWLVGGLVLLGVGAVACLLSIVAKWVLVGRHRAGEHPLWSGFVWRNELADTFVEVVAVPWLAGSVPGTPVLSAWLRGLGAHIGKGVWVESYWLPETDLVTLGDAATVNRGCVLQTHLFHDRILRTDTVVLREGATLGPGGIVLPGSTVGARSTLGPASLVMAAESVPDDTRWLGNPIESWRS, from the coding sequence ATGGCAGCGCTACACGAGAGCAGTGCTCTCGGTCTGCTCGAGGACGAGATCCGCGAGCGGTTCGGCGACACGGCACGTTTCTCCGCGGGGCCCGCCGCCTCGCCGCGCACCCTCGTCGACGTGTTCGACGCCACCGTACGTTCGTACCCGAACGAGCCCGCCCTCGACGATGGCACCACCGCGCTCACCTACCGGGCGCTGGCCGTCGAGGTCGAGGGCGTACGACGCCGGCTGAGCGCCGCCGGGGTCGGCCTCGGGGACCGTGTCGGGGTCCGGGTGCCGTCCGGCACCAATGAGCTGTACGTCGCCATCCTGGCCGTCCTCGCCGCCGGCGCCGCCTACGTTCCCGTGGACGCCGAGGACCCGGACGAGCGGGCCGAGCTGGTCTTCGGCGAGGCCGGTGTACGGGCCGTCGTCGGAGCGGGGTACGAGATCACCGTTCCGGGCGCCCGCAGTGAGCTGCCCGCGCGGCGGCCCGGGGTCGAGGACGACGCCTGGATCATCTTCACCTCCGGCTCCACCGGGAAGCCCAAGGGCGTCGCCGTCAGCCATCGCAGCGCCGCCGCCTTCGTGGACGCCGAGGCCGCGCTGTTCCTCACCGACGATCCCGTAGGGCCCGGCGACCGGGTCATGGCGGGCCTCTCCGTGGCCTTCGACGCCTCCTGCGAGGAGATGTGGCTGGCCTGGCGCTACGGGGCCTGTCTGGTGCCCGTACCGCGCTCCCAGGTCCGTAGCGGCGCCGACCTGGGGCCCTGGCTGGTCGAGCAGGAGATCTCCGTCGTCTCCACCGTGCCCACACTGGCCGCGCTGTGGGAGCCCGAGACCCTCAACGACGTACGGCTGCTGATCTTCGGCGGGGAGGCCTGTCCGCCCGAGCTGGTGCAGCGGCTGGTGACGGAGGGGCGCGAGGTGTGGAACACCTACGGGCCCACCGAGGCCACCGTCGTCGCCTGCGCCTCCCTGATGACCGGCGAGGAGCCGATCCGGATCGGGCTGCCCCTGAACGGCTGGGAGCTGGCCGTCGTCGACGAGGCCGGGGAGCCCGTCGCCATGGGCGGCAGTGGCCAGCTGGTCATCGGCGGTGTCGGACTCGCGCGGTACCTCGACGCCGACAAGGACGCCGAGAAGTACGCGCCGCTCGAATCCCTCGGCTGGGAGCGCGCCTACCGCAGCGGAGACCTCGTCAAGGCCGAACCCGAGGGGCTGATCTTCCTCGGGCGGGCCGACGAGCAGATCAAGCTCGGCGGACGCCGTATCGAGCTGGGCGAGGTCGACTCGGCGCTCCAGGCGCTGCCCGGTGTCGCCGGTGCCGCGGCCGCCGTACGTACCGCCCGCAGCGGCAACCAACTGCTCGTCGGCTATGTCGTGACGCAGGACGGCTGGGACCAGGCCGCCGCCGTCGAGCGGCTGCGCGCCGAGCTGCCCGCCGCCCTGGTGCCGCTGCTCGCGCCGGTCGCCGAACTGCCGACGCGCACATCCGGCAAGGTCGACCGCAACGCCCTGCCGTGGCCGCTGGAGGGCATGGAGACCGGCCGCGCCGCCCAGCTGTACGGCACCGAGGCCTGGGTCGCCGAGCAGTGGAGCGAGGTGCTCGGCATCCCCGTGGGCAGCGCGGAAGACGACTTCTTCGCGATCGGCGGCAGCAGTCTCGGCGCCGCCCAGCTCACCACGCGCCTGCGGACGCGCTATCCGAGCGCGGCCGTCCTCGACATCTACCAGCAGCCCGTACTGCGCAAGCTCGCCCGGCATCTGGAGGAGTCCGCGCAGGACGACACCAGCGGACGGGTCATCGCGCCGGTCCCGCTGCGCGCCAAGGCCGTACAGCTGCTGCTGCTCGTTCCGCTGTTCACGCTGATGGGGCTCCGGTGGGCGGTCGCGCTGGCCGCCGCCGCGAACGCGCTGCACTGGTTCGGCGCCTATCCGTGGGCGCCGGCCACGTCGTGGTGGGCGGTGGCCGCCGGGGCCGCCGTGCTGTTCTCCCCGCCCGGGCGGCTCGCCCTCGCGGCCGGTGGGGCGCGGCTGCTGCTGCGCGGTGTGAAGCCGGGGCGGTATCCGCGCGGTGGCAGTGTGCATCTGCGGCTGTGGACCGCCGAGCGGCTCGCCGAGTTCAGCGGGGCGACCTCGCTGACCGGTGCGTGGCTGGAGCGTTACGCGCGGGCGCTGGGCGGCAAGGTCGGCGCCGACGTCGATCTGCACTCGCTGCCCCCGGTCACCGGCATGCTCAAGCTGGGGCGTGGGTCCGCCGTCGAGTCCGAGGTGGATCTGTCGGGGCACTGGCTCGACGGGGACCGGCTGGAGATCGGGCAGGTCAAGGTGGGTGCCGGCGCTGTCGTCGGGACGCGCAGCCTGCTCTTCCCGGGGGCGCGGGTCGGCAAGCGGGCCGAGGTGGCGCCGGGTTCGGCGGTCGTCGGAACGGTACCGACCGGGCAGCGCTGGGCGGGGGCGCCGGCCGTGAAGCTCGGCAAGGCCAAGCGGAACTGGCCCAAGGAGCGTCCGCAGCGCGGGCGCGCCTGGCGGGCCATGTACGGCATCACCGGGTTCGCGCTCACCGCGCTGCCGGTCCTGGCGGGCGCGGTCGCGCTGCTGGTCGCGGGCCTGTTCGTCGACCCGGACGCCGGGCTCGGGACCGCGCTGCGGGGCATCGCGCTGGCGCTGGTGCCGGCCACACTGGCGTTCGGTCTCGCGTACGCGCTGATGCTGCTGATCGCCGTACGGCTGCTGAGCCTGGGCCTGCGCGAGGGTACGCATCCCACGCACAGCCGGATCGGCTGGCAGGCGTGGACGGTCACGCAGCTCATGGACCGCTCCCGCGAGACGCTGTTCCCGCTGTACGCCGGGCTGATCACGCCGGTGTGGCTGCGGCTGCTGGGGATGCGGATCGGGCGCGGCGCCGAGGTGTCGACGGTGCTGGCGCTGCCGAGCCTGACGACCGTCGGCGAGGGCGCGTTCCTGGCCGACGACACGCTGACCGCGCCGTACGAGCTGGGCGGTGGCTGGCTGCGGATCGGGCGGGCCGAGATCGGGCGGCGGGCCTTCCTGGGCAACTCCGGGATGACCGCGCCGGGCCGGTCGGTGCCCGACGGAGGCCTCGTCGGGGTCCTCTCGGCCACCCCGAAGAAGGCCAAGAAGGGCAGCTCGTACCTGGGCCTGCCGCCCATGAAACTGCCCCGGTCGGCGAGCGGCGGCGACCAGAGCCGTACGTACGATCCCCCGGCGCGCCTGCTGTGGGCGCGGGCGCTGGTGGAGCTGTTCCGGATCGTGCCGGTGTTCTGCTCGGCGGGTCTGGCCGTGCTGACGGTGGCCGCGTTCAGTGTGCTGGGTGGATGGTTCTGGCTGGTGGGCGGGCTGGTGCTGCTGGGCGTCGGGGCTGTCGCCTGTCTGCTGTCCATCGTCGCCAAGTGGGTGCTCGTGGGCCGCCACCGCGCCGGTGAGCATCCGCTGTGGAGCGGCTTCGTGTGGCGCAACGAGCTGGCGGACACCTTCGTCGAGGTCGTCGCCGTGCCGTGGCTGGCGGGTTCCGTGCCGGGTACGCCCGTGCTGTCGGCGTGGCTGCGGGGGCTCGGCGCGCACATCGGCAAGGGCGTCTGGGTGGAGAGCTACTGGCTGCCCGAAACCGACCTGGTGACCCTGGGGGACGCGGCCACCGTGAACCGCGGATGCGTGCTCCAGACACACCTCTTCCACGACCGGATCTTGCGGACGGATACTGTGGTCCTCCGTGAGGGCGCGACGCTGGGTCCTGGCGGGATCGTCCTGCCCGGCTCAACGGTCGGGGCCCGGTCCACTCTGGGTCCCGCGTCGCTGGTCATGGCGGCGGAGTCCGTTCCCGACGACACCCGCTGGCTGGGCAACCCGATCGAGTCATGGCGTTCCTGA
- a CDS encoding RICIN domain-containing protein — MTAAQNAPHGQSAAAEPDSGAAAPAPDPTATPSAPTAVAAPVAEPAPTAASSPDPNPQPDPGAEPDPESQPEGEVRQPAPEAEAGARSEGGSPAGDGAAAAATVPEVVTLGDESDGGATAAAQDGHPGRPSRAILAAAAIAGALLVSVPFLISARDNGTPTRTAAGGSTADTVLSDSLGDAAPGAFESADPKPDAGRATPSKSPSKAPAKAPAGGKGAAAGAASGAGAGAGTGAAANSGGKGQGAGSNTSQNSSGSKSGSSGSGTKGSTSGGGSSNSGGSSDTKPAPAPVVVPGAIIISQASNKCIDIVGDKGKDGAPLEIWSCNGKAQQKWVFKSDGTVRAMGLCMDVAWGSSADGAVIQLARCSGNPAQKFILAGPNDLVNPQANKCVDVKDQKTGNGTRLQLWTCNGQPNQKWTAR, encoded by the coding sequence ATGACCGCCGCACAGAACGCCCCCCATGGGCAGTCCGCAGCCGCCGAGCCGGACTCCGGTGCCGCCGCTCCGGCGCCGGACCCGACCGCGACCCCGTCCGCCCCCACGGCCGTTGCCGCGCCGGTGGCAGAACCGGCACCCACAGCCGCGTCTTCCCCGGACCCGAACCCGCAGCCGGACCCCGGCGCCGAACCGGACCCGGAGTCACAGCCGGAGGGTGAGGTGCGGCAGCCCGCCCCCGAGGCGGAGGCGGGGGCCCGGTCGGAGGGTGGGAGCCCGGCCGGTGACGGTGCCGCCGCTGCCGCGACCGTGCCCGAAGTGGTCACCCTGGGCGACGAGTCCGACGGCGGCGCCACCGCCGCCGCGCAGGACGGTCACCCCGGCCGCCCGTCCCGGGCCATCCTGGCCGCCGCGGCCATCGCGGGCGCGCTCCTGGTGTCGGTGCCGTTCCTGATCAGCGCCCGCGACAACGGCACCCCGACCCGTACCGCCGCCGGAGGCAGCACGGCGGACACCGTACTGAGCGACTCGCTGGGCGATGCGGCTCCCGGCGCCTTCGAATCGGCCGACCCGAAGCCGGACGCCGGCAGAGCGACGCCCTCCAAGTCGCCGTCGAAGGCGCCCGCGAAGGCCCCCGCCGGCGGCAAGGGCGCGGCGGCCGGCGCCGCCTCGGGCGCCGGTGCCGGTGCCGGTACCGGTGCTGCCGCGAACTCCGGCGGCAAAGGTCAGGGCGCGGGCTCCAACACGTCCCAGAACTCCTCCGGTTCGAAGAGCGGCAGCTCGGGATCCGGCACGAAGGGCTCGACCAGCGGCGGCGGTTCGAGCAACAGCGGCGGCAGCAGCGACACCAAGCCCGCCCCGGCCCCTGTCGTCGTACCCGGCGCGATCATCATCAGTCAGGCGTCCAACAAGTGCATCGACATCGTCGGCGACAAGGGCAAGGACGGCGCCCCGCTGGAGATCTGGTCGTGCAACGGCAAGGCCCAGCAGAAGTGGGTGTTCAAGTCGGACGGCACCGTGCGTGCCATGGGCCTGTGCATGGACGTCGCCTGGGGCTCCAGCGCGGACGGCGCGGTCATCCAGCTGGCCAGGTGCAGCGGCAACCCGGCCCAGAAGTTCATCCTCGCCGGACCCAACGACCTGGTGAATCCGCAGGCCAACAAGTGCGTCGACGTCAAGGACCAGAAGACGGGCAACGGCACCCGGCTCCAACTGTGGACGTGCAACGGCCAGCCCAACCAGAAATGGACCGCACGCTGA